The nucleotide window GGCTGATGCCAAGGCGGCCGGGGTCGCCACCATTAATTATGGGCTTTTCATTAATACGGTCATCGACTTCGTGATCGTGGCGTTCGCTATCTTTCTCATGGTGAAGGGAATGAACGCGCTGCATCGGCATGAAGCGGCTAAAACCGCCACTCCGGTTGAGCCGCCTGCAGATGTTAAGTTGCTAGCCGAAATTCGTGATCTGCTTAAGAAATAAGGTATAGTCAGGAATTGCATGAATGCTAACTACTCCTTTTAATTCCACCGGCGAGAAGTCCAGCCGCCCATCGCCAGCCACCGCCGCCTGCGCGCCTACATCCGCGACCTGGCCGCGGTTCCGGTTCCGCCAGCCTCAGGAACAGGGGTTATAAGTTGAGGGCGGAGGGTGGGCGGGATTGCAATCGAGC belongs to bacterium and includes:
- the mscL gene encoding large conductance mechanosensitive channel protein MscL — protein: MSMVQEFKQFAMKGNVMDMAIGIIIGGAFGKIVSSLVTDVMMPPIGKLMGGVDFSNLFVALDPDKGPFKTLADAKAAGVATINYGLFINTVIDFVIVAFAIFLMVKGMNALHRHEAAKTATPVEPPADVKLLAEIRDLLKK